One Rhododendron vialii isolate Sample 1 chromosome 2a, ASM3025357v1 genomic region harbors:
- the LOC131316886 gene encoding U-box domain-containing protein 9-like produces the protein MMSSSLSDQKSSAKTLRQLTKQYPPFRDLFGNEAVSKLLEPLDVPGNTCPDLDPQLDIITTVFNILISNLLKNIIDSLLDNMMSSSLSDQKSSAKTLRQLTKQYPPFRDLFGNEAVSKLLEPLDVPDNACLDLDLQLDIITTVFNISLPDGNKKVVAENQRVIPLLINALRTGTSQTKSNAAAALLNLSKLNSNRTLIHESGALGPLIRLVGQGNSETMTDVCKAMYMLCWEGANTDAQREKAVSDGAVRVILRKVKDGAFLDLLFPVLATLSSLPSAAEEMRKMGAVACLLIIMERGDKDSNAVKSCAAILRNICSYNKDELKDVKQEEAANGTISSVALRGTQKGRKKRHWIV, from the coding sequence ATGATGTCCTCTTCGCTGTCGGATCAGAAGAGTTCTGCCAAGACCCTCCGGCAGCTCACCAAGCAGTACCCCCCGTTTCGGGACCTTTTTGGCAACGAGGCTGTTTCCAAATTGCTCGAGCCACTTGATGTTCCCGGTAACACTTGCCCTGATCTCGATCCCCAACTAGATATTATCACCACGGTTTTTAACATCTTGATCTCCAACTTGCTCAAAAACATCATCGATTCACTCCTCGACAACATGATGTCCTCTTCGCTGTCGGATCAGAAGAGTTCTGCCAAGACCCTCCGGCAGCTCACCAAGCAGTACCCCCCGTTTCGGGACCTTTTCGGCAACGAGGCTGTTTCCAAATTGCTCGAGCCACTTGATGTTCCCGATAACGCTTGCCTCGATCTCGATCTCCAACTAGATATAATCACCACGGTTTTTAACATCTCGCTGCCCGATGGGAACAAGAAAGTGGTGGCAGAAAATCAGCGTGTGATCCCCTTACTTATAAATGCCTTGAGAACCGGTACTAGTCAGACGAAGAGCAATGCTGCTGCTGCACTTCTCAACCTATCAAAGCTCAATTCGAACAGGACCCTCATCCATGAATCCGGTGCTCTTGGGCCTTTGATTCGTCTGGTAGGACAAGGGAACTCGGAAACCATGACCGACGTCTGCAAAGCAATGTACATGCTCTGCTGGGAAGGTGCCAACACCGATGCACAAAGAGAAAAAGCTGTCAGCGACGGCGCAGTGAGGGTGATTTTGAGGAAGGTCAAGGACGGCGCTTTCCTTGATTTGTTGTTTCCCGTTTTGGCAACGCTTTCTAGCCTTCCGAGTGCTGCAGAGGAAATGAGAAAGATGGGTGCTGTGGCTTGCTTGCTCATTATCATGGAGAGGGGTGATAAAGACAGCAACGCCGTAAAGAGTTGTGCTGCGATTTTGCGAAATATTTGCTCGTACAATAAGG